A single genomic interval of Pithys albifrons albifrons isolate INPA30051 chromosome 11, PitAlb_v1, whole genome shotgun sequence harbors:
- the GPR149 gene encoding probable G-protein coupled receptor 149 has protein sequence MPRTMSVIPGNLSLNGTTFFSENHGIVDKPSEQRTWNVLLFCLTFAIAFPALLSSIYSLVSLLKMQNKTTVSVIVTSLAVGDLISIVPLIIFMLMQWSSEVLPQPLCTTSALVYLFQGLSSNLKGAFIVSYNFYTISTAETLSCSTSKRRVSVVWAILTIWIVSLLVCILPLCGWGRYIPTSWGCFTDCASSYILVVFIVYCLCFSLMAVLAVPLSHQLLCSAEPQLLPSGYLEVPGGVPTPGTPAPALPLSPLDPAERTLEHFPNSEAALGKGVAGSGAPMGSTQSRNFLVGFAQKRFSLILGLTKVVLWLPMMVQMVVQYITGVQSLPFEALSFLLTVLAAMATPVFVLSQHWLHLPCGCIINCRRDSYAVSSEDLKTQHRGFRFNLSFQQGYGIYRISQENHPHHSSAGNSMSCHSLVGSGCDEPEPGRGSGGAPGPCRAEQGTDPAPPTTPDGPEWRLSHEESPKPELTDWEWCRSRSERTPRQRPGGALAVPLCAFQGTVSLQAPTGKTLSLSTYEVSSGGQRISPTTKKVEVYRSKSVGHEPSPEGSPHTWADTSVKIHLEVLEICDNEEALDSVSIISNISQSSTQARSPSLRYSRRENRFVSCELGESASYSLLIPCHSPGSDISISIPDTVEAHRNSSRRHTDRGHQEEIQLLNQVYREREEQGSTG, from the exons atgcCGAGGACAATGTCAGTAATTCCTGGTAACTTGTCGCTCAATGGGACGACCTTCTTCAGTGAAAATCATGGCATCGTGGACAAGCCCAGTGAGCAGAGGACTTGGAATGTCCTTCTGTTCTGCTTGACTTTTGCCAttgcattcccagcccttctgAGCAGCATTTATTCACTGGTTTCTCTGCTGAAAATGCAGAACAAAACCACGGTTTCGGTGATTGTGACCTCCTTGGCAGTAGGTGATTTGATCAGCATCGTGCCACTGATAATTTTCATGCTCATGCAGTGGTCAAGTGAAGTCCTCCCCCAGCCTCTGTGCACCACATCGGCACTCGTGTATTTATTCCAGGGCCTTTCTAGCAACCTGAAAGGGGCATTTATAGTTTCTTACAACTTCTACACCATCAGCACAGCTGAgaccctgagctgcagcacttcCAAGAGACGTGTGAGCGTGGTCTGGGCCATCCTCACCATCTGGATTGTCAGTTTGTTGGTCTGCATTTTGCCCCTGTGTGGGTGGGGCAGGTACATCCCCACCTCCTGGGGGTGCTTCACCGACTGTGCCAGTTCCTACATCCTGGTTGTATTCATTGTCTACTGCCTGTGCTTCTCGctgatggcagtgctggctgttcCCCTGTCTCAccagctgctgtgctcagctgaGCCCCAGCTCTTGCCCTCGGGCTACTTGGAGGTGCCTGGAGGCGTCCCCACCCCCGGCACCCCCGCGCCTGCCCTGCCGCTGTCACCGCTGGACCCTGCGGAGAGAACCCTGGAGCACTTCCCAAACTCCGAGGCAGCTTTGGGGAAGGGCGTGGCTGGGAGTGGTGCCCCCAtgggcagcacacagagcaggaactTCTTGGTGGGCTTTGCCCAGAAACGATTCTCGCTGATCCTTGGACTGACCAAAGTCGTTCTCTGGCTCCCAATGATG GTACAGATGGTTGTCCAGTACATCACTGGTGTGCAGAGCCTGCCTTTTGAGGCCCTGAGCTTCCTGCTGACCGTGCTGGCTGCCATGGCCacccctgtgtttgtgctgtcccagcactggCTCCACCTGCCCTGTGGCTGCATCATCAATTGCAGGAGGGATTCCTATGCAGTGTCTTCAGAGGATCTCAAAA CCCAACACAGGGGCTTCAGGTTCAACCTGTCCTTCCAGCAAGGGTATGGAATCTACAGAATATCCCAGGAAAACCACCCccaccacagcagtgctggtaactccatgtcctgccacagcctggtgGGGTCTGGCTGCGACGagccagagcctggcaggggcagtggTGGTGCCCCCGGGCCCTGCAGGGCcgagcagggcacagaccctGCCCCACCAACCACCCCTGATGGACCAGAGTGGAGGCTGAGCCACGAGGAGAGCCCCAAACCTGAGCTCACTGACTGGGAGTGGTGCAGGAGCAGATCTGAGAGGACCCCTCGGCAG CGCCCGGGCGGGGCCTTGGCCGTCCCTCTGTGTGCATTCCAAGGGACCGTGTCCCTCCAGGCACCCACGGGCAAAACCCTCTCGCTGTCCACGTACGAGGTGAGCTCTGGCGGGCAGAGAATCAGCCCCACGACCAAGAAGGTCGAGGTGTATCGATCCAAGAGTGTTGGGCACGAGCCCAGCCCAGAGGGGTCCCCTCACACCTGGGCTGACACCAGCGTGAAGATCCATCTGGAGGTGCTGGAGATCTGTGACAACGAAGAGGCGCTGGACTCCGTGTCCATCATCAGCAACATCAGCCAGTCCTCCACGCAGGCCAGGTCCCCCTCGCTGCGCTACTCCCGCAGGGAGAACAGGTTTGTGTCCTGTGAGCTGGGCGAGAGCGCCTCCTACTCCCTGCTCATCCCCTGCCACAGCCCCGGCAGCGACATCAGCATCTCCATCCCGGACACGGTGGAGGCGCATCGGAACAGCAGCAGGCGGCACACGGACAGGGGGCACCAGGAGGAGATCCAGCTGCTGAACCAGGTGTACAGGGAgcgggaggagcagggcagcaccGGCTGA